The Bradyrhizobium sp. WBAH42 genome includes a window with the following:
- a CDS encoding response regulator, whose protein sequence is MANILIVDDDPAVQFTIRLLLERAGHHVTVAGDGRKGLALFEASRFDLLFLDIFMPGMDGLETMRHIRVLAPAVPIVVISGRSSTPDAYAEPDFLKMATKLGAVASLQKPFRPGTLLAVVADCLKAHEPEGSDVRSGRR, encoded by the coding sequence GTGGCCAACATCCTGATCGTGGATGACGATCCGGCCGTCCAGTTCACCATCCGGCTGCTGCTGGAACGGGCTGGTCATCACGTGACGGTCGCCGGGGATGGCCGCAAGGGGCTGGCGCTGTTCGAGGCCAGCCGGTTCGACCTGCTGTTTCTCGACATCTTCATGCCCGGCATGGACGGACTGGAGACGATGCGTCACATTCGGGTGCTGGCCCCGGCCGTTCCGATCGTCGTCATCTCCGGCCGTTCGAGCACGCCGGATGCCTATGCGGAGCCGGATTTCCTGAAGATGGCGACCAAGCTCGGCGCGGTCGCCAGCCTGCAAAAGCCGTTCCGGCCCGGTACACTGCTCGCCGTGGTCGCAGATTGCCTGAAGGCCCACGAGCCGGAGGGGTCCGATGTCCGCTCCGGCCGCCGATGA